The following coding sequences lie in one Rutidosis leptorrhynchoides isolate AG116_Rl617_1_P2 chromosome 4, CSIRO_AGI_Rlap_v1, whole genome shotgun sequence genomic window:
- the LOC139842350 gene encoding uncharacterized protein: protein MTVYNSGGSTFGAGYLAVKQVFPVEDYEEKISQRLVEAAHVNDQKVAFECLADTFVDVNFVGTVCLNSKKTEIVLHDESAAEVRFEFQEFKTDVTALFLAAHSGNATLVKKLLSFGANVNKKLFRGYATTAAVRGNHVEILELLLEAGASQLACEEALIEASHIGSARPAKTLIKSDLIRPNVAVHALVIASCRGFVDVVDTLLNCGIDINGTARVSLRSSKPFLHTDVTCNALVAATVNRHISVVRLLLQAGARTDSKVSLGAWSWDMTTGEEFRVGAGLAEPYSVTWCAVEYFEETGTILNMLLQYISPNVPHFGRSIIHHAIVCANLKAVDVLLKCGADPELPVQTIHGSGFRLIHLAATLGYHGVLNHLVDASCNLDSRTETGETALMICVRHKYVDCIKLLAGSGADFGLVNKANQCVQSIAGSVRWTLGLRQVILEVVRSGKILYSTDASTFSTLMFVTRVNDIESLKKIVDLTGVVDLDEQDENGYSAVMVAAINGHVEAFRLLVNAGANVNLQNKYGETGISLSEAHIDCGAFEKVIHEYGVMKGTPNSCNNGFYTLHRAVCRGDYDAVESLTNSENDINAPDSDGHTPLMLAAREGHGKICELLISNGAICDIENARHETALKLSRVNGVGNDAEGVLLDHMARGLVSSGGRVKKHCNEGKGSPHNKSLVMVEGSGILRWGKSSRRNVVCKRAEVGPSSSFRWNRRKKNDGDEAGLWNRRKKNDGDEAGLFRVITTKNKEVHFVCEGGVEVAELWVRGIKLVTKEAIFGK, encoded by the exons ATGACGGTGTACAACTCCGGTGGGTCCACATTCGGTGCCGGATACTTGGCCGTGAAGCAAGTATTTCCGGTAGAAGATTACGAAGAAAAGATCTCACAACGCCTTGTGGAAGCTGCACATGTTAATGATCAGAAGGTTGCATTTGAATGCTTAGCAGATACTTTTGTTGATGTAAACTTTGTTGGAACTGTGTGTTTAAATTCAAAAAAGACTGAGATTGTGTTACATGATGAGTCTGCAGCCGAGGTTCGATTCGAGTTTCAAGAGTTTAAAACTGATGTTACCGCTTTGTTCCTTGCTGCTCATTCTGGAAATGCGACACTCGTTAAAAAGTTACTG AGCTTTGGGGCTAATGTAAACAAGAAATTGTTCCGTGGATACGCAACGACGGCCGCAGTTAGGGGAAACCATGTTGAGATACTAGAGTTGTTACTTGAAGCTGGAGCGTCTCAACTTGCTTGTGAAGAGGCTTTGATCGAAGCTAGCCACATCGGTTCAGCCAGACCGGCTAAAACTTTAATAAAATCCGACCTCATTCGTCCTAACGTTGCAGTTCATGCTTTAGTCATCGCATCGTGTAGAGGATTTGTGGATGTTGTTGACACACTTTTAAAT TGTGGAATAGACATCAATGGAACGGCGCGAGTTTCGCTTCGGTCATCCAAGCCTTTTCTGCATACCGATGTGACTTGTAACGCTCTTGTTGCCGCCACAGTTAATAGGCACATCTCCGTTGTTCGGCTTCTTTTGCAG GCCGGTGCGAGAACCGACAGCAAGGTGAGCCTAGGAGCATGGTCATGGGACATGACCACGGGAGAAGAATTTCGAGTAGGTGCGGGACTAGCTGAGCCATACAGTGTTACATGGTGTGCGGTTGAATATTTTGAAGAAACCGGTACAATCTTAAACATGCTACTGCAATATATCTCCCCAAACGTTCCTCATTTCGGACGATCAATTATCCATCATGCTATAGTTTGTGCAAATCTAAAAGCGGTTGATGTTTTATTAAAATGTGGTGCTGACCCGGAGCTACCGGTTCAAACCATCCATGGAAGTGGGTTCCGGTTAATCCATTTGGCTGCAACGTTAGGTTATCACGGGGTTCTGAACCACTTGGTTGACGCAAGTTGTAATCTTGACTCGAGAACAGAAACAGGGGAGACCGCGTTAATGATATGTGTGAGACATAAATATGTTGACTGTATTAAGCTCTTAGCAGGATCAGGTGCTGATTTTGGGCTGGTTAATAAGGCTAACCAATGTGTTCAGTCAATTGCTGGATCGGTTAGATGGACACTCGGGTTAAGGCAAGTCATTTTAGAGGTGGTTCGATCCGGGAAGATTCTTTACTCGACCGATGCTTCAACATTCTCCACTTTGATGTTTGTTACACGAGTAAACGATATCGAATCGTTGAAAAAGATTGTTGACCTAACAGGTGTTGTTGACCTTGATGAACAAGATGAAAACGGGTACTCGGCGGTTATGGTAGCTGCTATAAATGGGCACGTTGAGGCGTTTCGGTTGCTTGTTAACGCAGGCGCAAATGTTAACCTTCAAAACAAGTATGGTGAAACCGGAATTAGTTTATCCGAAGCACATATCGATTGTGGTGCATTTGAAAAGGTTATACACGAATATGGAGTTATGAAGGGTACGCCCAACTCGTGTAACAATGGATTTTACACTCTTCATCGTGCAGTTTGTAGGGGCGATTATGATGCAGTGGAATCGTTAACAAATAGTGAAAATGACATAAATGCCCCTGATAGTGATGGACACACGCCACTTATGTTAGCCGCGAGAGAAGGACACGGGAAAATATGTGAGCTTTTGATCTCAAACGGTGCAATTTGTGACATTGAAAATGCAAGACACGAGACCGCACTTAAGTTATCGCGTGTAAATGGTGTCGGAAACGATGCTGAAGGGGTGCTACTAGACCATATGGCTCGTGGGCTCGTTTCAAGTGGGGGTCGGGTCAAGAAACATTGTAATGAGGGTAAAGGGAGTCCACATAACAAAAGTTTAGTTATGGTTGAAGGGAGTGGAATTTTGAGATGGGGGAAATCGAGTAGACGGAATGTTGTTTGTAAACGGGCTGAGGTGGGTCCGAGCTCGTCGTTTAGGTGGAACCGGAGGAAGAAAAATGATGGTGATGAAGCCGGGTTGTGGAACCGGAGGAAGAAAAATGATGGTGATGAAGCCGGGTTGTTTCGGGTGATAACAACTAAGAACAAAGAGGTGCATTTTGTTTGCGAGGGTGGTGTTGAGGTTGCTGAGTTATGGGTTAGGGGGATTAAACTTGTGACAAAAGAAGCTATTTTTGGAAAGTAA
- the LOC139844587 gene encoding cyclin-dependent kinase G-2-like isoform X3, whose product MAAGRNGGFHDNEFTERDRVRNGNNQSYDSRGGGRVRRRDNKEREMVNGGGYGSVSRSYSGGSGDGAVLRRSDHHVRVGDREPGELSSESGSDGGVDSETHGTKNNESFKTEKDSQSPLIAKKRKFTPIVWDRDDKNVSNTILNRSSPVNVKLPPPPPLPKSYHRSPNVVPAAVLKSCTVESSKVENVLQSPGKNVTDIGKHVSSEFEENVGVSSYSVQEEYVGLSSSPVQEELVGNGMDIREAENEDYMPIPTIRSSRWADAESPADEGELSDASGDGRTQRRKESSRGSIDIRSIRKRSSSPEADERFREGRLSESDEEGYRVRSSSMDDCANIDLERKDQMEIDDEHNKDDDALSQSESENEDGSPSTPDPVGPPQRSVNMLQGCRSVDEFERLNKIDEGTYGVVYRAKDKKTGEVVALKKVKMEKEREGFPLTALREINVLLSFHHPSIVDVKEVVIGSNLDSIFMVMEYMEHDLKALMETMKQPFSQSEVKCLMLQLLEGTKYLHDNWVLHRDLKTSNLLMNNRGELKICDFGLARQYGSPLKPYTHLVVTLWYRAPELLLGTKLYSTAIDMWSLGCIMAELLSKQPLFNGKTEFDQLDKIFKTLGTPNEAIWPGYSKLPGVKVNFVKHQLLALGDFLV is encoded by the exons ATGGCGGCAGGAAGGAATGGGGGATTCCATGATAATGAATTTACAGAGCGTGATCGTGTAAGGAACGGTAATAATCAGAGTTATGATAGCAGAGGTGGAGGTAGGGTTAGGCGGCGGGATAATAAAGAGAGGGAGATGGTGAATGGTGGGGGTTATGGTTCTGTATCCAGGAGTTATTCAGGTGGAAGTGGTGATGGTGCAGTATTGAGGCGTAGTGATCATCATGTTAGAGTTGGGGATCGAGAGCCTGGTGAGTTGTCTAGTGAGAGTGGGTCTGATGGAGGTGTTGATTCGGAAACACATGGTACTAAGAATAACGAAAGTTTTAAGACTGAGAAGGATTCTCAGTCGCCTTTAATTGCTAAAAAGAGGAAGTTTACACCAATTGTTTGGGATAGAGATGATAAGAATGTTAGTAATACAATTTTGAACAGGTCTTCACCTGTTAATGTCAAGTTACCTCCCCCACCTCCGTTGCCTAAATCTTATCATCGATCGCCTAACGTTGTTCCTGCAGCTGTTCTAAAAAGCTGCACGGTAGAAAGTAGCAAGGTTGAGAATGTACTGCAGTCTCCAGGTAAAAATGTAACTGATATTGGGAAGCATGTTTCTTCTGAATTTGAAGAGAATGTTGGTGTATCTTCTTATTCTGTTCAGGAAGAGTATGTAGGTTTATCTTCTTCTCCTGTTCAGGAAGAGCTTGTTGGGAATGGTATGGATATAAGAGAAGCAGAGAATGAAGATTACATGCCTATACCGACAATAAGATCTTCTCGGTGGGCAGATGCTGAATCTCCAGCTGATGAAGGTGAACTTTCTGATGCATCGGGTGATGGTAGGACCCAGCGGAGGAAAGAATCATCACGCGGGTCTATTGATATTAGATCAATACGAAAGCGTTCATCAAGTCCAGAGGCTGATGAGCGTTTTAGAGAAGGGAGATTATCTGAGTCCGATGAAGAAGGTTACCGTGTAAGGTCTTCAAGTATGGACGATTGTGCAAACATTGATTTGGAAAGGAAGGACCAAATGGAGATTGATGATGAACACAACAAAGATGATGATGCTCTAAGTCAATCAGAATCGGAGAATGAAGATGGTTCTCCGAGTACTCCAGATCCTGTTGGCCCTCCTCAAAGAAGTGTGAATATGCTGCAAGGTTGTAGAAGCGTTGATGAGTTTGAAAGATTGAACAAGATAGACGAAGGCACATATGGGGTTGTTTATAGGGCCAAAGATAAAAAAACAGGAGAAGTTGTTGCTTTAAAAAAGGTCAAGATGGAGAAAGAAAGGGAAGGGTTTCCTTTGACTGCTTTAAGAGAAATAAATGTTCTTCTCTCATTTCATCATCCATCAATTGTGGATGTGAAGGAAGTAGTAATTGGGAGCAATCTTGATAGCATTTTTATGGTAATGGAATACATGGAACATGATCTTAAGGCACTGATGGAGACAATGAAACAACCTTTTAGTCAGAGTGAAGTTAAATGTCTCATGCTTCAGCTATTGGAAGGAACAAAATACCTTCACGACAACTGGGTTCTTCACCGAGATTtaaaaacttcaaatttacttATGAATAATAGAGGCGAGTTAAAGATTTGTGACTTTGGATTAGCTCGTCAGTATGGGAGTCCTCTAAAACCATACACTCATTTGGTGGTGACTCTTTGGTATAG GGCACCTGAACTTCTGCTGGGAACAAAATTATATTCTACAGCTATTGATATGTGGTCATTGGGTTGTATCATGGCTGAACTATTATCAAAGCAACCACTGTTTAATGGGAAAACCGAATTTGACCAGCTCGACAAG ATATTTAAGACACTTGGCACACCAAATGAAGCTATCTGGCCTGGATACTCTAAGCTTCCTGGAGTGAAGGTGAACTTTGTGAAGCATCA GCTTCTAGCTTTGGGTGATTTTCTG GTATAA
- the LOC139839506 gene encoding OVARIAN TUMOR DOMAIN-containing deubiquitinating enzyme 4-like isoform X2, producing MSKLINNLFPTDLGVISIRGDGRCLFRSVVLGARLRSGKQVPSENVMQQLADDLRNKVVNELIKRRNETEWFVEGDFQTYISYMKRSQVWGGEPELLMSSHVLKVPIKVYMRDKKSNSIKVIAQYGQEYGSESPVSVLYHDYGHYDLLKTPLS from the exons ATGTCTAAACTTATAAATAATTTGTTCCCAACTGATTTGGGTGTGATCA GTATTCGTGGAGatggaagatgcttgtttcgatctGTTGTACTTGGTGCTCGTTTGAGATCAGGTAAGCAAGTTCCATCAGAGAACGTTATGCAACAACTTGCTGATGACCTAAGAAACAAG GTTGTAAATGAGTTGATCAAGAGACGAAATGAAACCGAATG GTTTGTTGAAGGCGATTTTCAGACGTATATCTCATATATGAAACGGTCACAAGTCTGGGGTGGGGAACCAGAACTGCTTATGTCCTCACATGTCCTTAA GGTACCTATCAAGGTTTATATGAGGGATAAGAAGTCAAATTCTATCAAGGTTATAGCACAATACGGACAAGAGTATGGGAGCGAAAGCCCAGTTAGTGTTCTTTATCATGATTACGGACACTATGATCTTTTAAAGACTCCTTTAAGCTGA
- the LOC139844587 gene encoding cyclin-dependent kinase G-2-like isoform X1: MAAGRNGGFHDNEFTERDRVRNGNNQSYDSRGGGRVRRRDNKEREMVNGGGYGSVSRSYSGGSGDGAVLRRSDHHVRVGDREPGELSSESGSDGGVDSETHGTKNNESFKTEKDSQSPLIAKKRKFTPIVWDRDDKNVSNTILNRSSPVNVKLPPPPPLPKSYHRSPNVVPAAVLKSCTVESSKVENVLQSPGKNVTDIGKHVSSEFEENVGVSSYSVQEEYVGLSSSPVQEELVGNGMDIREAENEDYMPIPTIRSSRWADAESPADEGELSDASGDGRTQRRKESSRGSIDIRSIRKRSSSPEADERFREGRLSESDEEGYRVRSSSMDDCANIDLERKDQMEIDDEHNKDDDALSQSESENEDGSPSTPDPVGPPQRSVNMLQGCRSVDEFERLNKIDEGTYGVVYRAKDKKTGEVVALKKVKMEKEREGFPLTALREINVLLSFHHPSIVDVKEVVIGSNLDSIFMVMEYMEHDLKALMETMKQPFSQSEVKCLMLQLLEGTKYLHDNWVLHRDLKTSNLLMNNRGELKICDFGLARQYGSPLKPYTHLVVTLWYRAPELLLGTKLYSTAIDMWSLGCIMAELLSKQPLFNGKTEFDQLDKIFKTLGTPNEAIWPGYSKLPGVKVNFVKHQYNLLRRKFPATSFTGSPVLSDAGFDLLNKLLTYDPEKRITAGEALNHDWFREVPLPKSKDFMPTFPAQHAQDRRTRRVMKSPDPLEEQRRKELHQAEFGTGGLFG, translated from the exons ATGGCGGCAGGAAGGAATGGGGGATTCCATGATAATGAATTTACAGAGCGTGATCGTGTAAGGAACGGTAATAATCAGAGTTATGATAGCAGAGGTGGAGGTAGGGTTAGGCGGCGGGATAATAAAGAGAGGGAGATGGTGAATGGTGGGGGTTATGGTTCTGTATCCAGGAGTTATTCAGGTGGAAGTGGTGATGGTGCAGTATTGAGGCGTAGTGATCATCATGTTAGAGTTGGGGATCGAGAGCCTGGTGAGTTGTCTAGTGAGAGTGGGTCTGATGGAGGTGTTGATTCGGAAACACATGGTACTAAGAATAACGAAAGTTTTAAGACTGAGAAGGATTCTCAGTCGCCTTTAATTGCTAAAAAGAGGAAGTTTACACCAATTGTTTGGGATAGAGATGATAAGAATGTTAGTAATACAATTTTGAACAGGTCTTCACCTGTTAATGTCAAGTTACCTCCCCCACCTCCGTTGCCTAAATCTTATCATCGATCGCCTAACGTTGTTCCTGCAGCTGTTCTAAAAAGCTGCACGGTAGAAAGTAGCAAGGTTGAGAATGTACTGCAGTCTCCAGGTAAAAATGTAACTGATATTGGGAAGCATGTTTCTTCTGAATTTGAAGAGAATGTTGGTGTATCTTCTTATTCTGTTCAGGAAGAGTATGTAGGTTTATCTTCTTCTCCTGTTCAGGAAGAGCTTGTTGGGAATGGTATGGATATAAGAGAAGCAGAGAATGAAGATTACATGCCTATACCGACAATAAGATCTTCTCGGTGGGCAGATGCTGAATCTCCAGCTGATGAAGGTGAACTTTCTGATGCATCGGGTGATGGTAGGACCCAGCGGAGGAAAGAATCATCACGCGGGTCTATTGATATTAGATCAATACGAAAGCGTTCATCAAGTCCAGAGGCTGATGAGCGTTTTAGAGAAGGGAGATTATCTGAGTCCGATGAAGAAGGTTACCGTGTAAGGTCTTCAAGTATGGACGATTGTGCAAACATTGATTTGGAAAGGAAGGACCAAATGGAGATTGATGATGAACACAACAAAGATGATGATGCTCTAAGTCAATCAGAATCGGAGAATGAAGATGGTTCTCCGAGTACTCCAGATCCTGTTGGCCCTCCTCAAAGAAGTGTGAATATGCTGCAAGGTTGTAGAAGCGTTGATGAGTTTGAAAGATTGAACAAGATAGACGAAGGCACATATGGGGTTGTTTATAGGGCCAAAGATAAAAAAACAGGAGAAGTTGTTGCTTTAAAAAAGGTCAAGATGGAGAAAGAAAGGGAAGGGTTTCCTTTGACTGCTTTAAGAGAAATAAATGTTCTTCTCTCATTTCATCATCCATCAATTGTGGATGTGAAGGAAGTAGTAATTGGGAGCAATCTTGATAGCATTTTTATGGTAATGGAATACATGGAACATGATCTTAAGGCACTGATGGAGACAATGAAACAACCTTTTAGTCAGAGTGAAGTTAAATGTCTCATGCTTCAGCTATTGGAAGGAACAAAATACCTTCACGACAACTGGGTTCTTCACCGAGATTtaaaaacttcaaatttacttATGAATAATAGAGGCGAGTTAAAGATTTGTGACTTTGGATTAGCTCGTCAGTATGGGAGTCCTCTAAAACCATACACTCATTTGGTGGTGACTCTTTGGTATAG GGCACCTGAACTTCTGCTGGGAACAAAATTATATTCTACAGCTATTGATATGTGGTCATTGGGTTGTATCATGGCTGAACTATTATCAAAGCAACCACTGTTTAATGGGAAAACCGAATTTGACCAGCTCGACAAG ATATTTAAGACACTTGGCACACCAAATGAAGCTATCTGGCCTGGATACTCTAAGCTTCCTGGAGTGAAGGTGAACTTTGTGAAGCATCA GTATAATTTGTTGCGGAGAAAATTCCCGGCAACATCTTTCACTGGATCACCTGTTCTGTCTGATGCTGGGTTTGATTTGCTGAATAAACTTTTAACCTATGACCCCGAGAAG CGGATAACAGCCGGAGAAGCTCTTAATCATGACTGGTTCCGTGAAGTTCCTCTTCCAAAGTCTAAAGATTTTATGCCCACTTTTCCTGCTCAGCATGCTCAGGACAG ACGCACACGGAGGGTAATGAAAAGTCCTGATCCCTTAGAGGAGCAGCGTCGGAAGGAGTTGCATCAAGCTGAATTTGGGACAGGTGGTCTGTTTGGTTAG
- the LOC139839504 gene encoding uncharacterized protein produces the protein MVKPTWYNHQFVRLLVLTIILLARVSPTTQLVHKDAITHFQQYLRINTAHPNPDYITAVSYLDALAKSIPNLQTQTIYLTTPQKPLLLVTFPSLNPSLPSILLNSHLDSVPAEPAKWSHPPFSAFKTDDGKIFARGAQDDKCIAIQYLEAIRNILQKDPEFKPVRTVHICYVPEEEIGGLDGMAKFVESNEFKKLNVGFFLDEGQASPNYQYRVFYADRAPWHIVIKAIGVPGHGSRMYDNSAMENLMKSVEVVSKFREHQFDLVKAGIFTNSEVVSANPVYLKAGISSGDGNFAMNMQPSEAEAGYDVRLPPTVDPDLLKKRISDEWAPAIRNMSFHILEKGPLRDLKGRPLMTVTNESNPWWTVFKDAVETCGGKLSKPEILASTTDARYVRQLGIPTFGFSPMKNTPILLHDHNEYLKDTVFLEGIKVYESIIKALSSFESAAL, from the coding sequence ATGGTTAAACCAACTTGGTACAACCATCAGTTCGTACGCCTACTTGTACTCACAATAATCCTCTTAGCTCGTGTCTCACCAACAACACAACTAGTACACAAAGACGCCATAACACACTTTCAacaatacctaagaataaacacggCCCACCCAAACCCCGACTACATCACTGCGGTTTCCTATCTAGACGCATTAGCCAAATCGATTCCCAATCTTCAAACTCAAACAATCTACTTAACCACCCCGCAAAAACCTCTCCTTTTAGTCACGTTTCCCAGCTTAAACCCGTCCCTACCATCCATCCTCTTAAACTCTCACCTCGATTCGGTCCCAGCTGAACCCGCAAAGTGGTCCCACCCGCCTTTTTCCGCTTTCAAAACGGACGATGGGAAAATTTTCGCTCGAGGTGCACAGGATGACAAATGCATCGCCATTCAGTACCTAGAAGCCATTAGAAACATCCTTCAAAAAGACCCTGAGTTTAAACCGGTTCGAACGGTTCATATATGTTATGTGCCTGAAGAAGAAATTGGCGGGCTCGATGGGATGGCCAAATTCGTAGAATCTAACGAATTTAAAAAATTAAACGTTGGGTTTTTTTTAGACGAGGGACAAGCTTCACCTAACTATCAGTACCGGGTTTTTTATGCTGACAGAGCACCATGGCATATTGTCATTAAAGCTATTGGTGTCCCGGGACACGGTTCGCGAATGTACGATAATAGCGCGATGGAAAATTTAATGAAAAGCGTCGAGGTTGTGTCGAAATTTAGGGAACATCAGTTTGATTTGGTTAAAGCCGGAATTTTTACAAACTCCGAGGTTGTTTCAGCAAACCCGGTTTATTTAAAAGCGGGTATTTCATCCGGGGACGGGAACTTTGCGATGAACATGCAACCGTCTGAGGCGGAAGCTGGTTACGATGTTCGGTTACCACCAACCGTTGATCCGGATTTGTTGAAAAAACGGATTAGTGATGAATGGGCCCCAGCAATTAGGAACATGAGTTTTCATATTTTGGAAAAAGGACCTTTGAGAGATTTAAAGGGAAGGCCTTTAATGACTGTTACAAATGAATCGAATCCATGGTGGACGGTTTTTAAGGATGCTGTTGAAACGTGCGGCGGGAAACTTTCGAAGCCGGAAATATTGGCTTCGACTACAGATGCTAGATATGTGCGACAGCTTGGTATACCGACGTTTGGGTTTTCTCCTATGAAGAACACCCCGATATTACTTCACGATCATAACGAGTATTTGAAGGATACGGTTTTTTTGGAGGGAATTAAGGTCTATGAATCCATCATCAAGGCTTTGAGTTCTTTTGAGTCAGCGGCACTTTAA
- the LOC139844587 gene encoding cyclin-dependent kinase G-2-like isoform X2 produces the protein MAAGRNGGFHDNEFTERDRVRNGNNQSYDSRGGGRVRRRDNKEREMVNGGGYGSVSRSYSGGSGDGAVLRRSDHHVRVGDREPGELSSESGSDGGVDSETHGTKNNESFKTEKDSQSPLIAKKRKFTPIVWDRDDKNVSNTILNRSSPVNVKLPPPPPLPKSYHRSPNVVPAAVLKSCTVESSKVENVLQSPGKNVTDIGKHVSSEFEENVGVSSYSVQEEYVGLSSSPVQEELVGNGMDIREAENEDYMPIPTIRSSRWADAESPADEGELSDASGDGRTQRRKESSRGSIDIRSIRKRSSSPEADERFREGRLSESDEEGYRVRSSSMDDCANIDLERKDQMEIDDEHNKDDDALSQSESENEDGSPSTPDPVGPPQRSVNMLQGCRSVDEFERLNKIDEGTYGVVYRAKDKKTGEVVALKKVKMEKEREGFPLTALREINVLLSFHHPSIVDVKEVVIGSNLDSIFMVMEYMEHDLKALMETMKQPFSQSEVKCLMLQLLEGTKYLHDNWVLHRDLKTSNLLMNNRGELKICDFGLARQYGSPLKPYTHLVVTLWYRAPELLLGTKLYSTAIDMWSLGCIMAELLSKQPLFNGKTEFDQLDKIFKTLGTPNEAIWPGYSKLPGVKVNFVKHQLLALGIICCGENSRQHLSLDHLFCLMLGLIC, from the exons ATGGCGGCAGGAAGGAATGGGGGATTCCATGATAATGAATTTACAGAGCGTGATCGTGTAAGGAACGGTAATAATCAGAGTTATGATAGCAGAGGTGGAGGTAGGGTTAGGCGGCGGGATAATAAAGAGAGGGAGATGGTGAATGGTGGGGGTTATGGTTCTGTATCCAGGAGTTATTCAGGTGGAAGTGGTGATGGTGCAGTATTGAGGCGTAGTGATCATCATGTTAGAGTTGGGGATCGAGAGCCTGGTGAGTTGTCTAGTGAGAGTGGGTCTGATGGAGGTGTTGATTCGGAAACACATGGTACTAAGAATAACGAAAGTTTTAAGACTGAGAAGGATTCTCAGTCGCCTTTAATTGCTAAAAAGAGGAAGTTTACACCAATTGTTTGGGATAGAGATGATAAGAATGTTAGTAATACAATTTTGAACAGGTCTTCACCTGTTAATGTCAAGTTACCTCCCCCACCTCCGTTGCCTAAATCTTATCATCGATCGCCTAACGTTGTTCCTGCAGCTGTTCTAAAAAGCTGCACGGTAGAAAGTAGCAAGGTTGAGAATGTACTGCAGTCTCCAGGTAAAAATGTAACTGATATTGGGAAGCATGTTTCTTCTGAATTTGAAGAGAATGTTGGTGTATCTTCTTATTCTGTTCAGGAAGAGTATGTAGGTTTATCTTCTTCTCCTGTTCAGGAAGAGCTTGTTGGGAATGGTATGGATATAAGAGAAGCAGAGAATGAAGATTACATGCCTATACCGACAATAAGATCTTCTCGGTGGGCAGATGCTGAATCTCCAGCTGATGAAGGTGAACTTTCTGATGCATCGGGTGATGGTAGGACCCAGCGGAGGAAAGAATCATCACGCGGGTCTATTGATATTAGATCAATACGAAAGCGTTCATCAAGTCCAGAGGCTGATGAGCGTTTTAGAGAAGGGAGATTATCTGAGTCCGATGAAGAAGGTTACCGTGTAAGGTCTTCAAGTATGGACGATTGTGCAAACATTGATTTGGAAAGGAAGGACCAAATGGAGATTGATGATGAACACAACAAAGATGATGATGCTCTAAGTCAATCAGAATCGGAGAATGAAGATGGTTCTCCGAGTACTCCAGATCCTGTTGGCCCTCCTCAAAGAAGTGTGAATATGCTGCAAGGTTGTAGAAGCGTTGATGAGTTTGAAAGATTGAACAAGATAGACGAAGGCACATATGGGGTTGTTTATAGGGCCAAAGATAAAAAAACAGGAGAAGTTGTTGCTTTAAAAAAGGTCAAGATGGAGAAAGAAAGGGAAGGGTTTCCTTTGACTGCTTTAAGAGAAATAAATGTTCTTCTCTCATTTCATCATCCATCAATTGTGGATGTGAAGGAAGTAGTAATTGGGAGCAATCTTGATAGCATTTTTATGGTAATGGAATACATGGAACATGATCTTAAGGCACTGATGGAGACAATGAAACAACCTTTTAGTCAGAGTGAAGTTAAATGTCTCATGCTTCAGCTATTGGAAGGAACAAAATACCTTCACGACAACTGGGTTCTTCACCGAGATTtaaaaacttcaaatttacttATGAATAATAGAGGCGAGTTAAAGATTTGTGACTTTGGATTAGCTCGTCAGTATGGGAGTCCTCTAAAACCATACACTCATTTGGTGGTGACTCTTTGGTATAG GGCACCTGAACTTCTGCTGGGAACAAAATTATATTCTACAGCTATTGATATGTGGTCATTGGGTTGTATCATGGCTGAACTATTATCAAAGCAACCACTGTTTAATGGGAAAACCGAATTTGACCAGCTCGACAAG ATATTTAAGACACTTGGCACACCAAATGAAGCTATCTGGCCTGGATACTCTAAGCTTCCTGGAGTGAAGGTGAACTTTGTGAAGCATCA GCTTCTAGCTTTGG GTATAATTTGTTGCGGAGAAAATTCCCGGCAACATCTTTCACTGGATCACCTGTTCTGTCTGATGCTGGGTTTGATTTGCTGA
- the LOC139839506 gene encoding OVARIAN TUMOR DOMAIN-containing deubiquitinating enzyme 4-like isoform X1: protein MIPVLSFHFQLSKHHILLQFLAGIRGDGRCLFRSVVLGARLRSGKQVPSENVMQQLADDLRNKVVNELIKRRNETEWFVEGDFQTYISYMKRSQVWGGEPELLMSSHVLKVPIKVYMRDKKSNSIKVIAQYGQEYGSESPVSVLYHDYGHYDLLKTPLS, encoded by the exons ATGATTCCAGTTCTATCATTCCACTTTCAACTGTCCAAACATCATATTCTCCTTCAATTCCTAGCAG GTATTCGTGGAGatggaagatgcttgtttcgatctGTTGTACTTGGTGCTCGTTTGAGATCAGGTAAGCAAGTTCCATCAGAGAACGTTATGCAACAACTTGCTGATGACCTAAGAAACAAG GTTGTAAATGAGTTGATCAAGAGACGAAATGAAACCGAATG GTTTGTTGAAGGCGATTTTCAGACGTATATCTCATATATGAAACGGTCACAAGTCTGGGGTGGGGAACCAGAACTGCTTATGTCCTCACATGTCCTTAA GGTACCTATCAAGGTTTATATGAGGGATAAGAAGTCAAATTCTATCAAGGTTATAGCACAATACGGACAAGAGTATGGGAGCGAAAGCCCAGTTAGTGTTCTTTATCATGATTACGGACACTATGATCTTTTAAAGACTCCTTTAAGCTGA